In one Sporomusa sphaeroides DSM 2875 genomic region, the following are encoded:
- the glmM gene encoding phosphoglucosamine mutase, with the protein MARLFGTDGVRGLANAELTPELAFKMGRAATYYFGKEHQRPVFYIGRDTRISGHMLEAALAAGICSAGGEAVLLGVVPTPAVAYLTRKYRAQAGVVISASHNPYPDNGIKFFAGTGYKLPDAVENELESLIEAGVDAMPRPTADGVGFITRNHDLLAEYIDYAAGTVETTLSGLKIVVDCANGAASEAAPAAFKKLGAEVVILNDSPDGININAGCGSTHLEQLQAAVAQHQAHLGLAHDGDADRCLAVDETGLAVDGDQIMLICALEMLRQDTLPEKTLVATVMSNLGLHQAIKNAGGKVLVTPVGDRYVLEAMLKHNLVLGGEQSGHIIFSQYSTTGDGLITALKLAAALKQSGKKMSELAQVMTRFPQLLVNIRVKSKEGWETNTNIAAAIKAGETELGDNGRILVRPSGTEPLIRVMAEGPSLPDLERIVAAIAGVIKQEQE; encoded by the coding sequence ATGGCAAGACTGTTTGGAACCGATGGCGTACGCGGCTTAGCTAACGCTGAACTTACACCCGAGCTGGCCTTTAAAATGGGCCGGGCGGCTACCTATTATTTCGGCAAAGAGCATCAACGGCCGGTGTTTTATATTGGCCGCGATACCCGTATCTCAGGCCACATGCTGGAAGCAGCCCTGGCGGCGGGGATTTGTTCGGCAGGCGGCGAAGCCGTGCTGCTGGGTGTTGTCCCTACCCCGGCAGTAGCTTATCTGACCCGAAAATATCGAGCACAGGCCGGAGTTGTTATTTCGGCATCACATAATCCCTATCCGGATAATGGCATCAAATTTTTCGCCGGAACAGGCTATAAACTGCCGGATGCTGTTGAAAATGAACTGGAAAGCCTGATTGAAGCCGGAGTCGATGCCATGCCCCGGCCTACGGCTGACGGAGTGGGTTTTATTACCCGGAACCATGACCTGCTGGCCGAATACATCGACTATGCTGCCGGTACGGTGGAAACCACGCTAAGCGGCCTTAAAATTGTCGTTGACTGCGCCAATGGTGCTGCCAGCGAGGCTGCGCCCGCTGCCTTTAAAAAGCTGGGGGCAGAGGTCGTTATCCTTAATGACAGCCCGGACGGCATTAATATCAACGCCGGCTGCGGTTCAACCCATCTGGAACAGCTGCAGGCAGCCGTAGCACAGCATCAGGCCCACTTAGGTCTGGCCCATGACGGGGATGCCGACCGTTGTCTGGCTGTTGATGAAACAGGTCTGGCTGTTGATGGTGATCAGATCATGCTGATTTGTGCATTGGAAATGCTCAGGCAGGATACGCTGCCGGAAAAAACCCTGGTAGCTACTGTCATGAGCAATCTGGGTTTGCACCAGGCCATAAAAAATGCCGGTGGCAAAGTGCTTGTCACACCGGTGGGTGACCGCTATGTACTGGAAGCCATGCTGAAACATAACCTGGTACTTGGTGGTGAGCAGTCAGGTCATATTATTTTCAGTCAATACAGTACAACCGGTGACGGCCTGATTACTGCCCTGAAACTGGCTGCCGCCTTAAAACAAAGCGGCAAAAAGATGTCAGAGCTGGCTCAGGTTATGACCAGATTCCCGCAACTCTTAGTTAATATCAGGGTTAAGAGCAAAGAAGGCTGGGAAACCAACACCAATATTGCTGCCGCCATTAAAGCCGGGGAAACAGAACTGGGGGATAATGGCCGGATACTGGTACGTCCTTCCGGCACCGAACCGCTGATCCGCGTAATGGCTGAAGGCCCCTCGCTGCCTGACCTGGAGCGCATTGTCGCTGCCATTGCCGGGGTAATTAAACAAGAACAGGAATAA
- the glmS gene encoding glutamine--fructose-6-phosphate transaminase (isomerizing) codes for MCGIVGYIGPDQAAPFLLEGMSKLEYRGYDSAGIAVFDGTEIHVDKSVGRLNVLAKKVDSHPLKGQLGIGHTRWATHGRPSDANSHPHTDCTGKFVVVHNGIIENYLHLKEKLIAKGHKFTSETDTEVVAHLIEECYQGDFEAAVKKVLEQIEGSYALVFMCQDEPDKLICTKQDNPLVIGLGEGENFIASDIPAIISRTRKTYILNDGEMAIVTKDSVWVMNRQGVPVTKKVFEVNWDAEAAERGGYEHFMIKEIYEQPKAVRETMTGRLAKDDSGVTFDELKWTKEDIAGIKKIAVVACGTAYHAGIVGKYLMENLARIPVEVDVASEFRYRSPIIDDQTLTIIISQSGETLDTLAALKEAKKLGSRTLAITNVVGSSIARESDQVIYTWAGPEIAVASTKAYTTQLIVMALLAIHMGSLKGTLAQEKARELCRELRNLPNQIHELLEDVEPIKTFAQQYGFKEDVFFIGRSLDYAVALEGSLKLKEISYIHAEAYAAGELKHGTLALIIEGVPVIALATQKDVYEKMLSNIKEVKARDAVVIGIGLKGDEQIEKYVDHTIYIPATDKFLTPILSVIPLQLLAYYAAVTRGCDVDKPRNLAKSVTVE; via the coding sequence ATGTGTGGTATCGTAGGCTATATCGGACCCGATCAGGCCGCACCGTTTCTCTTGGAAGGCATGAGCAAACTGGAATACCGCGGTTATGATTCAGCGGGAATTGCCGTGTTTGACGGCACTGAAATACACGTGGATAAAAGCGTAGGTCGCTTGAATGTACTGGCGAAAAAGGTAGATAGCCATCCGCTCAAAGGCCAGCTTGGCATTGGCCATACCCGGTGGGCTACCCATGGCCGTCCGTCTGACGCCAATTCTCATCCCCATACCGATTGTACCGGCAAATTTGTTGTCGTGCATAACGGTATTATCGAAAATTACCTGCACCTGAAAGAAAAGCTTATTGCCAAAGGCCATAAATTTACCTCCGAAACCGACACCGAGGTTGTGGCCCATCTCATCGAAGAATGCTATCAGGGCGATTTTGAAGCTGCTGTAAAAAAGGTGCTCGAACAAATCGAGGGCTCCTACGCGCTGGTATTTATGTGCCAGGATGAACCAGACAAGCTCATCTGCACCAAACAGGATAACCCGTTGGTTATCGGTTTGGGAGAAGGTGAAAACTTTATTGCCTCCGATATTCCCGCCATCATCAGCCGCACCCGTAAAACCTATATTCTCAATGACGGTGAAATGGCCATTGTAACCAAAGATTCTGTTTGGGTTATGAACCGCCAGGGTGTGCCTGTAACCAAAAAAGTGTTTGAAGTTAACTGGGATGCCGAAGCCGCTGAAAGAGGCGGTTATGAGCATTTCATGATTAAAGAAATTTACGAACAGCCCAAGGCTGTCCGGGAAACCATGACCGGCCGTCTGGCCAAAGATGACAGCGGCGTAACCTTTGACGAACTCAAATGGACCAAAGAGGATATTGCCGGCATCAAAAAAATTGCTGTTGTCGCCTGCGGCACAGCCTATCATGCCGGTATTGTCGGTAAATATCTGATGGAAAATCTGGCCCGCATCCCGGTAGAAGTCGATGTCGCCTCAGAATTCCGCTACCGTTCCCCCATCATTGATGATCAAACCCTAACCATTATTATCAGCCAGTCCGGTGAAACGCTGGATACCCTGGCGGCGCTCAAAGAAGCCAAAAAACTGGGTTCCCGTACACTGGCCATAACCAATGTTGTCGGCTCTTCCATTGCCCGTGAATCCGACCAGGTCATTTATACCTGGGCCGGCCCGGAAATCGCCGTGGCCTCCACCAAAGCCTATACCACCCAGCTTATTGTTATGGCGCTCTTAGCCATTCATATGGGTTCGCTCAAAGGCACGCTGGCGCAGGAAAAGGCCCGGGAACTCTGCCGGGAGCTGCGGAATCTGCCTAACCAGATTCATGAATTGCTGGAAGACGTGGAACCGATAAAAACCTTTGCCCAACAGTATGGCTTTAAAGAAGACGTATTCTTTATCGGCCGTTCTTTAGACTATGCAGTAGCCCTGGAGGGCTCGCTAAAACTTAAGGAAATATCCTATATCCATGCTGAGGCTTATGCTGCCGGTGAACTCAAGCACGGCACCCTGGCCCTTATCATTGAGGGAGTACCAGTTATCGCTTTAGCTACCCAAAAAGATGTCTATGAAAAAATGCTCAGTAACATCAAAGAAGTAAAAGCCCGCGATGCCGTCGTTATCGGCATCGGTCTTAAAGGTGACGAGCAAATTGAAAAATATGTTGACCATACCATCTATATTCCTGCCACTGATAAATTCCTGACGCCGATTCTGTCAGTCATTCCGCTGCAGCTCTTAGCGTACTATGCGGCTGTGACCCGTGGTTGTGATGTTGATAAGCCGAGGAATCTGGCGAAGAGCGTTACGGTGGAGTAG
- a CDS encoding helix-turn-helix domain-containing protein has translation MRGKHLAKYREIGRKVAFYRKLRNLTQESLSEQIDKSRSYISKIEAENSEMEFSLDILFDIADALKVDVAAFFNPIDVEIRGRYLKNK, from the coding sequence ATGAGAGGCAAACATTTAGCGAAATATAGAGAAATTGGCCGCAAAGTTGCGTTTTACCGCAAACTTCGCAATCTAACCCAAGAAAGTCTGAGTGAACAGATCGACAAGTCAAGGTCGTACATATCCAAAATAGAGGCGGAAAATTCTGAGATGGAATTTAGTCTAGACATTCTTTTCGATATTGCGGATGCCCTAAAGGTGGATGTCGCAGCTTTTTTCAACCCCATTGATGTAGAAATCCGGGGCAGATATTTAAAGAACAAATAG